The following coding sequences lie in one Verrucomicrobiota bacterium JB022 genomic window:
- a CDS encoding DUF433 domain-containing protein — MHNYPHIVSVPGVMQGKPCIKGTRITVANIVRQIGDGRSVEAICADYPQLAPEAIREALLFSSELASFETYELVS, encoded by the coding sequence ATGCACAACTACCCTCACATCGTGTCGGTCCCCGGGGTGATGCAGGGAAAGCCTTGTATCAAGGGAACTCGCATTACGGTTGCCAACATCGTGCGCCAGATTGGCGATGGGCGTTCGGTAGAAGCAATCTGCGCCGATTACCCCCAGCTTGCTCCTGAAGCTATTCGCGAAGCTCTCTTGTTCTCTTCAGAGTTGGCCAGCTTCGAGACATACGAGCTTGTCAGCTAA
- a CDS encoding aldo/keto reductase, with protein sequence MRYRLLGNTGLRVSELSLGTMTFGEDWGFGADKKVSQQQWDAFVDAGGNFIDTADGYTGGTSEKFVGEFAKKERDRFVIATKYTFMKRQDDPNSGGNHRKNLRQSVEGSLKRLQTDHLDVLWLHAWDFITPIDEVMRSLDDLVRQGKVLHVGVSDMPAWLVARANTLAELKDWTPFAGLQIEYSLVERTVERDLTPMADHLGLTVCAWSPLGAGVLSGKFSSQNKGKVDTTRGDDKRFNDRNLKIADELIAVAKEAGHSPAQVALNWLRAKGALPIVGARKLDQLKDNIACVDWELSPEQVERLDQVSAIELGFPHDFLLSDGPRHFFRGDTFDRIIRK encoded by the coding sequence ATGCGTTATCGACTACTTGGCAATACAGGCTTGCGCGTGTCGGAGCTGTCGCTCGGCACCATGACTTTTGGGGAAGACTGGGGCTTCGGCGCCGACAAAAAGGTGTCGCAGCAGCAATGGGATGCGTTCGTGGATGCGGGCGGCAACTTTATCGACACGGCCGATGGCTACACCGGCGGCACGAGCGAGAAGTTTGTGGGCGAGTTTGCGAAGAAAGAGCGCGACCGCTTTGTCATCGCGACCAAATATACGTTCATGAAGCGGCAGGACGACCCCAACAGTGGGGGCAACCACCGCAAAAACCTGCGCCAGTCCGTTGAAGGTAGTTTGAAGCGCCTGCAGACCGATCACCTTGATGTGCTGTGGCTGCACGCGTGGGATTTCATCACCCCGATCGACGAAGTGATGCGCTCGCTGGATGACCTGGTGCGCCAAGGCAAGGTGCTACACGTCGGGGTGTCGGACATGCCGGCATGGCTGGTGGCCCGCGCCAATACGCTGGCCGAGTTGAAGGACTGGACGCCGTTTGCTGGCCTGCAGATCGAATACAGCCTGGTCGAGCGCACGGTGGAGCGCGATCTTACGCCGATGGCCGACCACCTGGGCCTGACCGTCTGCGCATGGTCGCCGCTCGGGGCCGGCGTGCTCAGCGGCAAGTTCTCAAGCCAGAACAAGGGCAAGGTCGACACCACCCGGGGCGACGACAAGCGCTTCAACGACCGCAACCTGAAGATCGCCGATGAGCTGATCGCGGTGGCGAAGGAGGCGGGTCACAGTCCTGCGCAGGTCGCCCTCAACTGGCTGCGCGCCAAGGGTGCCCTCCCCATCGTCGGAGCGCGCAAGCTCGACCAGCTGAAGGATAACATCGCCTGCGTCGATTGGGAGCTTTCGCCCGAACAGGTCGAGCGGCTGGACCAGGTGAGTGCCATCGAGCTGGGCTTCCCGCATGATTTCCTGCTCAGCGACGGCCCGCGGCACTTTTTCCGTGGTGACACCTTCGACCGGATCATCCGTAAATAG
- a CDS encoding LON peptidase substrate-binding domain-containing protein, whose protein sequence is MDFDGKLPEEMPVMTLSSQVLFPRAVMPLHIFEPRYREMLRDVLETNRIFAIVQERPEGQGAAEPEPMEQVGTAGLIRASYLQPDGTSNLVLHGITRIKIEGIVREQPYRVARVSPLVSEYAVTLQAARQMQDRTAQIIRAEPALCEEAPEEFLECLSHVDDPATFADLAAANFCPDPFLRQLVLNALEVGKRFDILIDYLGREAKRREVKRLLQGRTREDEIELN, encoded by the coding sequence ATGGACTTTGATGGGAAGCTGCCGGAAGAGATGCCCGTGATGACGCTGTCGTCGCAGGTGCTGTTTCCGCGTGCCGTAATGCCGCTCCATATTTTCGAGCCGCGCTACCGCGAAATGCTGCGCGACGTGCTCGAAACCAACCGCATCTTCGCCATCGTCCAGGAACGGCCGGAGGGGCAAGGCGCCGCCGAGCCGGAACCGATGGAGCAAGTGGGCACGGCAGGCCTCATCCGCGCCAGCTACCTGCAGCCCGACGGCACCTCCAACCTCGTGCTGCACGGCATCACCCGCATCAAGATCGAGGGCATCGTGCGCGAACAGCCCTACCGCGTGGCGCGGGTCTCGCCCCTCGTCAGCGAATACGCGGTGACGCTGCAGGCCGCCCGCCAGATGCAGGATCGCACCGCCCAGATCATCCGCGCCGAGCCCGCCCTGTGCGAAGAGGCGCCGGAAGAGTTTCTGGAGTGCCTGAGCCATGTCGACGACCCGGCAACCTTTGCAGATCTGGCCGCCGCCAACTTCTGCCCCGACCCATTTTTGCGCCAGCTAGTGTTAAACGCCCTGGAGGTAGGCAAACGGTTTGATATACTAATTGACTACCTCGGCCGTGAAGCTAAACGCCGAGAGGTAAAGCGCTTACTGCAAGGGCGAACAAGAGAAGATGAAATCGAGTTGAACTAA
- a CDS encoding helix-hairpin-helix domain-containing protein: MDDFFAAPTPRKKKETDHEALKSPLSRIPGMPIAATRDLIDLGFWNIDELQGRSPETLFDDLRKLRPKTPADRLGALRLAVYFAETPDPDPKKLQVWQWLE, translated from the coding sequence ATGGACGATTTTTTTGCCGCGCCCACGCCGCGCAAGAAGAAGGAAACGGATCACGAGGCTCTCAAGTCTCCCCTCTCGCGCATCCCGGGAATGCCCATCGCGGCCACCCGAGACTTGATCGACCTGGGCTTCTGGAACATCGACGAGCTGCAGGGGCGCTCCCCGGAAACGTTGTTCGACGACCTGCGCAAACTGCGGCCCAAAACGCCCGCCGACCGCCTGGGCGCCCTGCGCTTGGCCGTCTACTTTGCGGAGACGCCCGACCCCGACCCCAAAAAACTGCAGGTGTGGCAGTGGCTTGAGTAG
- a CDS encoding GNAT family N-acetyltransferase — protein sequence MRFFASEFVNNYATYSFGYCEYAQWEPGDDLEPIYARGYLPYSGDPGEPRHLFYKCRSLRVNTAEFGFDKKRRYHQRRLDELGPVFSLHEKDAYLAAHQVQLEVDALQWIDQRFDQAYLTPERLRYILAKPYLNRIAEVRLEGKVVAYALLVAWSQGVHYWYSFYDSAVVTELSLGKWLMGRTLEWAQEQAVPYVYLGTAYRQKSAYKSQGTRGAYFFDGADWLADKDRLKQLQLRDERLALPEADLFKRGIDPQEL from the coding sequence GTGCGGTTTTTTGCGTCTGAATTCGTCAACAACTACGCGACCTACTCCTTCGGCTACTGCGAATATGCGCAATGGGAGCCGGGGGACGATCTTGAGCCGATCTATGCGCGCGGCTACCTGCCCTATTCGGGCGACCCGGGTGAGCCTCGCCACCTCTTTTACAAGTGCCGGAGCCTGCGGGTAAATACCGCTGAATTTGGCTTCGACAAGAAGCGACGCTACCACCAGCGGCGGCTCGACGAGCTAGGCCCGGTATTCTCGCTGCACGAAAAGGACGCCTACTTGGCCGCCCACCAGGTGCAACTGGAGGTCGACGCGTTGCAGTGGATCGATCAGCGTTTCGACCAGGCCTACCTCACGCCCGAGCGTCTGCGCTACATCCTCGCCAAGCCTTACCTGAACCGGATCGCGGAGGTGCGGCTGGAGGGCAAGGTGGTGGCCTACGCGCTGCTCGTGGCGTGGTCGCAGGGGGTGCACTACTGGTATTCGTTTTACGACAGCGCGGTGGTCACGGAGCTTTCGCTGGGCAAATGGTTGATGGGCCGCACGCTGGAATGGGCCCAGGAGCAAGCCGTCCCTTACGTCTATCTCGGCACGGCCTACCGCCAGAAGAGCGCCTACAAGAGCCAGGGCACGCGCGGCGCCTACTTCTTCGACGGGGCCGACTGGCTCGCCGACAAGGACCGCCTCAAGCAGCTCCAGCTCCGCGACGAACGCCTTGCCCTCCCCGAAGCCGACCTCTTCAAGCGCGGAATCGACCCGCAGGAGTTGTGA
- a CDS encoding MBL fold metallo-hydrolase translates to MSSMSITTLPSVVPTARELNLPVKSAGWKVWALHDGWMEVPVNSFIAPRTASSEEVQDALAEIDQAGDTLRLPVLALLIQTADDLVLVDAGCGRDRTAYPLAGHLVKSLRSAGFQPQQVTKLILTHAHLDHTGGLVDGEGRALFPHATVFLHEAEAAHWQELIAQEHVAADQQVTIDALSEIWQAIEGNLVICRSWDEALPGMQLVPLPGHTPGHCAVQLKVNGKPVLFHLSDLTLHQHIYLANPHWDFLLDLDHEEAIETRYETLHQLAETGMPVFGTHFPYPGLGRVKQKDDAFAWAPLEA, encoded by the coding sequence ATGTCTTCCATGTCCATCACCACTTTACCTTCCGTAGTCCCGACCGCCCGCGAACTCAACTTGCCGGTGAAGTCCGCCGGCTGGAAGGTGTGGGCTTTGCACGACGGCTGGATGGAGGTGCCGGTGAATAGCTTCATCGCCCCCCGTACCGCCAGTAGCGAAGAGGTCCAGGATGCCCTGGCCGAGATCGACCAGGCTGGCGACACGCTGCGCCTGCCGGTGCTCGCCCTGCTGATCCAGACCGCAGACGACCTGGTATTGGTCGACGCCGGCTGTGGCCGCGACCGCACCGCCTACCCGCTGGCCGGCCACCTGGTCAAGAGCCTGCGCTCGGCTGGCTTCCAGCCCCAGCAGGTCACCAAGCTGATCCTCACCCACGCCCACCTCGACCATACGGGTGGCTTGGTAGACGGCGAAGGCCGCGCGCTCTTCCCCCATGCCACGGTGTTCCTGCACGAAGCCGAAGCCGCCCACTGGCAAGAGCTGATCGCCCAGGAGCACGTCGCGGCCGACCAGCAGGTGACGATCGACGCTTTGAGCGAGATCTGGCAAGCCATCGAAGGCAACCTCGTGATCTGCCGCTCGTGGGACGAAGCCCTGCCCGGCATGCAACTGGTGCCCCTGCCCGGCCACACGCCCGGCCACTGCGCCGTGCAACTGAAGGTGAATGGCAAGCCCGTGCTCTTCCACCTGTCGGACCTCACGCTGCACCAGCACATTTACCTGGCCAACCCGCACTGGGACTTCCTCCTCGACCTCGACCACGAAGAGGCCATCGAGACCCGCTACGAGACGTTGCACCAGCTGGCCGAAACCGGCATGCCCGTCTTCGGCACCCACTTCCCCTACCCGGGTCTGGGCCGCGTGAAGCAAAAGGACGACGCCTTTGCCTGGGCTCCCCTCGAAGCTTAA
- a CDS encoding DUF5615 family PIN-like protein — protein MRIVLDENLPSSWKAELAQEGHEAWHWLELGKGGTPDEIVFEKAAQLEAVLLTQDLDFGEILARTGNQTPSVIQLRVESPIPQICGRDIRQVLREQGRALAAGCLITYDGKRHRIRLLPL, from the coding sequence ATGCGAATCGTGCTCGACGAGAATCTACCTTCTTCCTGGAAGGCGGAACTGGCACAGGAAGGGCACGAGGCTTGGCACTGGCTGGAGTTGGGCAAGGGCGGAACTCCAGATGAAATTGTTTTTGAAAAGGCAGCCCAACTGGAGGCGGTTCTACTGACTCAAGACCTTGATTTTGGAGAGATACTTGCCCGTACGGGTAACCAAACTCCAAGTGTGATCCAGTTGAGGGTGGAATCGCCGATTCCGCAAATCTGCGGGCGGGACATTCGGCAAGTTCTGCGAGAACAGGGCCGTGCATTGGCTGCAGGCTGCTTGATTACCTACGACGGCAAACGACACCGCATCCGCCTCCTCCCACTGTGA
- a CDS encoding prepilin-type N-terminal cleavage/methylation domain-containing protein translates to MNTRSQRSGFTLLELMVVVVIIGLLAAIAVPTFRALRATTHASTTAKEFRTFVGLFEHYAFDNRGWPDDTTPGVTPTGMEGYFVSDSFTGTTKIGGNWDWQLDQNGIHAALAITDPTISEEFQVKIDQLLDDGDLSTGIFQKLGTSLTYIIEETE, encoded by the coding sequence ATGAACACACGGAGCCAACGCTCAGGCTTTACGCTGCTCGAGCTGATGGTGGTGGTCGTGATCATCGGCCTGCTGGCCGCGATCGCGGTGCCCACCTTCCGTGCCCTGCGTGCCACGACCCACGCATCGACGACGGCCAAGGAATTCCGCACCTTTGTCGGCCTTTTCGAACACTACGCCTTTGACAACCGTGGCTGGCCGGACGACACGACTCCGGGCGTCACTCCCACGGGGATGGAAGGCTACTTCGTGAGCGACAGCTTCACCGGCACCACCAAGATCGGTGGCAACTGGGACTGGCAACTGGACCAGAACGGCATCCACGCCGCCCTGGCCATTACGGATCCCACCATAAGCGAGGAATTCCAGGTAAAAATCGATCAACTCCTGGACGACGGGGATCTCAGCACCGGTATTTTCCAGAAGCTGGGAACCAGCCTGACTTACATCATCGAGGAAACGGAGTAG
- the tmk gene encoding dTMP kinase translates to MPKENDDTRGYLITFEGSEGSGKSTQISRIANRFEDAGYEVVVTREPGGTRIGEEIRQILMHNDSSSNMTPEAELLLFAASRAQLVRELITPALERGCIVLCDRFMDSTTVYQGIARQIASEPVKLINEFAVGDVEPDVTVVIDVPAELGFERIKSRVSDLSDRMEQENIEFYQKVRNGYLMLAKAMPERFIIVDGQPQRAEVEETIWRALRDRVV, encoded by the coding sequence ATGCCGAAAGAGAATGATGATACACGCGGCTACCTGATCACCTTCGAAGGCTCGGAGGGCAGCGGGAAGTCGACCCAGATCAGCCGCATTGCCAACCGCTTCGAAGATGCGGGCTACGAAGTCGTGGTGACGCGCGAGCCAGGCGGCACGCGCATCGGCGAAGAGATTCGCCAGATCCTGATGCACAACGATTCGTCGTCGAACATGACGCCGGAGGCCGAGCTGCTGCTCTTTGCCGCCAGCCGGGCCCAGCTCGTGCGCGAGCTGATCACCCCCGCGCTCGAGCGCGGCTGCATCGTCTTGTGCGACCGCTTCATGGATTCGACGACCGTCTATCAAGGCATCGCTCGCCAGATCGCCTCGGAGCCGGTGAAGCTGATCAACGAATTTGCGGTGGGCGATGTGGAGCCCGACGTGACGGTGGTGATCGATGTGCCGGCCGAGCTGGGCTTCGAACGCATCAAGTCGCGCGTCAGCGACCTCTCCGACCGCATGGAGCAGGAAAACATCGAGTTTTACCAGAAGGTGCGCAACGGCTACCTGATGCTCGCCAAGGCCATGCCTGAGCGCTTCATCATCGTCGACGGCCAGCCCCAGCGCGCGGAAGTCGAGGAAACCATCTGGCGCGCCCTCCGCGACCGCGTGGTGTAG
- a CDS encoding DNA polymerase III subunit gamma/tau, whose protein sequence is MALSSALPPALRQTRPVQVLERLHARRRLPHAMLLHGDSMPALVELAQALAAELLKTTPAKAETHPDCFVLRPARRGRQIRIVDDKGKASPNTMRWMLQQLMQSSSAGGSKVGIVYEADRLNRSAENAFLKTLEEPPRETHLLLVTTRPYELLPTTRSRCFQFRVPLADKPIAHEGWRQWIADYQRWLDKARSVAGDAGARADVIMLTYGLISRFTALLDEIVGGSWKAERDNISEEWSDEEIEAQEVGLKRGMRVRLWQEIELATRDHVLTQSFDRAAAQSLGQAVETLEEMDFLTGVFNLNDEVALEQYFLRSLRIWAMAQ, encoded by the coding sequence ATGGCCCTCTCCAGCGCTCTCCCTCCCGCCTTGCGGCAGACGCGCCCGGTCCAGGTGCTGGAGCGCCTGCATGCCCGGCGGCGCCTGCCCCACGCCATGCTCCTGCACGGGGATTCCATGCCCGCGCTGGTGGAGCTGGCCCAGGCGCTGGCGGCCGAGCTGCTGAAGACGACCCCCGCCAAGGCCGAGACGCACCCAGACTGTTTTGTGCTGCGCCCCGCCCGTCGGGGCCGCCAGATCCGCATTGTGGACGACAAGGGCAAGGCCAGCCCCAACACCATGCGTTGGATGTTGCAGCAGCTCATGCAAAGCTCCAGCGCGGGCGGCAGCAAGGTGGGCATCGTCTACGAGGCCGACCGGCTCAACCGCTCGGCCGAAAACGCCTTTCTCAAGACGCTGGAAGAGCCGCCCCGCGAGACGCACCTGTTGCTTGTGACGACGCGGCCTTACGAGCTGCTGCCCACCACGCGCAGCCGCTGCTTCCAGTTTCGCGTGCCGCTGGCAGACAAGCCGATCGCGCACGAAGGCTGGCGCCAATGGATCGCCGATTACCAGCGTTGGCTCGACAAGGCCCGCAGCGTGGCGGGCGATGCGGGCGCGCGGGCCGACGTGATCATGCTCACCTACGGCCTCATCTCGCGCTTCACCGCACTGCTCGACGAGATCGTGGGCGGTTCGTGGAAGGCCGAGCGCGACAACATCTCCGAAGAGTGGAGCGACGAAGAGATCGAGGCGCAGGAAGTTGGCCTCAAGCGGGGGATGCGCGTGCGCCTGTGGCAGGAGATCGAGCTGGCTACGCGCGACCACGTGCTGACCCAATCGTTTGATCGCGCGGCGGCCCAGAGTCTCGGCCAGGCCGTCGAAACCCTGGAGGAGATGGATTTTCTGACCGGCGTCTTCAACCTCAACGACGAGGTGGCGCTGGAGCAGTATTTCCTCCGTTCGCTCCGCATCTGGGCGATGGCCCAGTAA
- a CDS encoding PEP-CTERM sorting domain-containing protein (PEP-CTERM proteins occur, often in large numbers, in the proteomes of bacteria that also encode an exosortase, a predicted intramembrane cysteine proteinase. The presence of a PEP-CTERM domain at a protein's C-terminus predicts cleavage within the sorting domain, followed by covalent anchoring to some some component of the (usually Gram-negative) cell surface. Many PEP-CTERM proteins exhibit an unusual sequence composition that includes large numbers of potential glycosylation sites. Expression of one such protein has been shown restore the ability of a bacterium to form floc, a type of biofilm.), whose product MSCLALALAVSVNGAVGLDVSDIMFVGYSSDGDTDDFSFVLFEDLTAGTEIRFTDHAWNGTAFDTSNINSDGEIVWTADSALGAGSVVRISMTTEQNTTATFGSVSGSFGSSNLSGAGDVFFAFQGSLTSPSFIHGLNYRGAYNTPAVGSGFDSLLPDALDVPNGNILVRSGSSPDNGEYTIDRELADFADNKALISDRNNWFVSDDDFELAYLTIPGPEDPGPVVPEPETYSLILGAAAFLGLAFRRFRRA is encoded by the coding sequence ATGTCCTGTCTCGCCCTGGCTTTGGCAGTCTCCGTGAATGGAGCTGTCGGTCTGGATGTCTCCGATATCATGTTTGTGGGCTACTCTTCGGATGGCGACACCGACGACTTTTCCTTCGTTTTGTTCGAGGATTTGACGGCGGGGACCGAGATTCGCTTTACCGATCACGCCTGGAACGGCACCGCGTTCGATACCAGCAATATCAACTCGGACGGTGAAATCGTCTGGACGGCCGACAGCGCCCTCGGCGCGGGTAGCGTGGTGCGCATTTCCATGACCACCGAACAGAATACCACTGCCACGTTCGGTTCCGTTTCCGGTTCGTTCGGTTCGTCGAATCTGTCGGGCGCCGGCGATGTATTCTTCGCCTTCCAAGGCTCCCTGACCTCCCCCAGCTTCATCCATGGTTTAAACTATCGGGGCGCTTACAACACGCCTGCCGTCGGGAGCGGTTTCGACTCGCTCTTGCCCGACGCCCTGGATGTGCCCAATGGTAACATTCTGGTGAGATCGGGAAGCTCCCCGGACAACGGTGAGTATACGATTGACCGGGAGCTGGCGGATTTCGCGGACAACAAGGCGCTGATCTCCGACCGCAACAACTGGTTCGTCTCGGATGATGATTTCGAGCTGGCTTACCTCACGATCCCCGGCCCCGAGGATCCTGGCCCGGTGGTCCCGGAGCCTGAGACCTATAGCCTGATCCTCGGCGCCGCCGCCTTCCTCGGCTTGGCATTCCGCCGCTTCCGCCGCGCGTAG
- a CDS encoding phosphoribosyl-AMP cyclohydrolase, with amino-acid sequence MTHHELEEGSVEALDFTKLNQIGQQGLHVIPAVAQEVETGDVVMLGYVNREALEAAQRERKAVFWSTSRNELWIKGLTSGNYLELEDIRVNCEQNSILYRVRLRGDGACHTLVAGQKKRHRRSCYYRRLGDDGKLEMIEE; translated from the coding sequence ATGACCCACCACGAACTCGAAGAGGGCAGCGTCGAAGCGCTCGACTTTACCAAGCTCAACCAGATCGGCCAGCAAGGGCTGCATGTGATCCCCGCCGTGGCGCAGGAAGTCGAGACGGGCGATGTCGTCATGCTCGGCTATGTCAACCGCGAGGCCCTCGAAGCCGCCCAACGCGAGCGCAAGGCCGTCTTCTGGAGCACCAGCCGCAACGAGCTATGGATCAAGGGGTTGACCAGCGGCAACTACCTTGAGCTGGAAGACATCCGCGTCAACTGCGAGCAGAACAGCATTCTTTACCGCGTGCGCCTGCGGGGCGACGGAGCCTGCCACACCCTCGTGGCCGGGCAAAAAAAACGTCACCGCCGCAGTTGCTACTACCGTAGGCTGGGCGATGACGGAAAATTGGAAATGATCGAGGAGTAG